Proteins from a single region of Calditerrivibrio sp.:
- a CDS encoding VCBS repeat-containing protein yields the protein MRFIRFFIVISLLLSLSMSAEARFEGLIKSLDEYFSAENGIVIAVDGNMVTTDIGLEQGAFVGKIFKVFREGQEIKHPITGVVLGKKKTYLGTIRIKDVFDKYALAEVIDKTADIKVADQVISEKPVKVDTAFLNFNKRIEFLLTDELSKSKILIFDKQSPVKLNFYQQENGVIKTDVVVNDKIVKTILFSDVNVGDDRTKAFGATTDLVRSEMFSLDLKTVTVGKVFKDNNDYVIAADSKNVYIFKFDGNKFLKVAEIRGEFDDIQSVETIDLNKNGIDEIYISNIYENKEARSYIYELNNEGKFVKVGSHHPFLFRTIMINGDKKLVCQRVSRDGNYLGAVSYFEWVDGQFRRGEAIEGSEKVGIYGFGYADLDGDGKKEILWVDDDFKLRVYKGKDEIYRSVEFFNQTPLYFLMNQEVLLKEQKGYGPNDNPIELRQYRKYLKNRIFVNDKNELFLLRNTQTFKMLPMIEKFSDSSIGRYVWQAKMIRKSWESDMFEPVITDYYVVEKYGKYYAYAIRNTSPSPKGGLLKTLFNTAKSEIIYIEIK from the coding sequence ATGAGGTTTATAAGATTTTTTATAGTTATCTCCCTGTTACTTTCATTGTCGATGAGTGCAGAAGCGCGTTTTGAAGGGTTGATTAAATCTCTGGATGAGTATTTTAGTGCAGAAAACGGAATTGTAATTGCTGTTGATGGTAATATGGTAACCACCGACATTGGATTAGAGCAAGGTGCATTTGTTGGTAAGATATTTAAAGTTTTTAGGGAGGGACAAGAGATCAAACATCCCATCACGGGAGTAGTGTTAGGTAAAAAGAAAACTTATCTTGGAACAATAAGAATCAAAGATGTGTTTGATAAATATGCTCTGGCTGAAGTGATAGATAAAACTGCTGATATAAAAGTAGCAGATCAGGTGATCAGTGAGAAACCCGTTAAGGTTGATACAGCTTTTCTTAATTTTAACAAGAGAATAGAGTTTTTGTTGACTGATGAACTCAGTAAAAGCAAAATTCTGATATTCGATAAGCAATCACCAGTCAAATTAAACTTTTATCAGCAAGAAAATGGCGTGATAAAAACTGATGTAGTCGTAAACGATAAGATAGTAAAAACAATCCTTTTCTCAGATGTCAATGTGGGTGATGATAGAACGAAAGCTTTTGGGGCTACAACAGATCTTGTAAGGAGTGAGATGTTTAGCTTGGATTTAAAAACTGTTACTGTTGGAAAAGTATTTAAAGACAATAACGATTATGTTATTGCTGCTGACTCAAAAAATGTATATATTTTTAAATTCGATGGTAATAAATTTTTAAAAGTCGCTGAAATAAGAGGTGAATTTGATGATATTCAGAGTGTAGAAACGATAGATTTGAATAAAAATGGTATAGATGAAATATATATATCAAACATTTATGAAAATAAAGAAGCAAGGTCATATATTTATGAATTAAACAATGAAGGAAAGTTCGTTAAAGTTGGTAGTCATCATCCATTCCTTTTTAGAACGATTATGATAAATGGTGACAAAAAGTTAGTATGCCAAAGGGTATCAAGGGATGGTAATTATCTGGGTGCAGTATCTTATTTTGAATGGGTAGATGGTCAGTTTAGAAGAGGTGAAGCTATTGAAGGCTCTGAAAAGGTTGGCATATATGGCTTTGGATACGCAGATTTAGATGGTGATGGTAAAAAAGAGATTCTCTGGGTAGATGATGATTTTAAACTTAGAGTCTACAAGGGTAAAGATGAAATTTATAGAAGTGTAGAGTTTTTTAACCAAACACCACTTTACTTTCTAATGAATCAAGAGGTTTTGTTAAAAGAACAAAAAGGGTATGGGCCAAATGATAATCCAATTGAACTTAGACAGTATAGAAAGTACCTAAAAAATAGAATATTTGTAAATGACAAAAATGAGCTATTTTTGCTAAGAAATACTCAAACATTTAAGATGTTACCCATGATAGAAAAATTCTCCGACTCATCAATTGGTAGATATGTATGGCAGGCTAAAATGATCAGGAAAAGCTGGGAATCTGACATGTTTGAGCCAGTGATTACAGATTATTACGTAGTGGAAAAATATGGTAAATACTATGCATACGCTATAAGAAATACTAGCCCAAGCCCTAAAGGTGGGCTTTTAAAAACATTATTTAATACAGCAAAAAGTGAGATTATATATATAGAAATTAAATAA